From a single Gimesia fumaroli genomic region:
- a CDS encoding COG1470 family protein: protein MPESDDLNSSLNRREPLSSESETEEILHSEMEKTEVESSLESDWDNNDLSDEIENFDLSFKFEDYAPVWMQKLRSLYGTDPEWSLASTVGAVAIILTVLLLLAMPEDHVKNVADAIVPPEPEVISSIPEFIPIDTRVAVELEVTLPVVEMETEPLYVSFGDLTDSFSGIAVREETPMRPEMPLSLPEFNFPPEPTAEPSLVMDVQKIRIIERELLDPTIDDAFFVEAKPSSREVPGRFEPSERLLFDQSWRLIDLARAETQTQQVIRPTLYHERFPGGEHLQVGQEQPLDRNNLDRLTRVTAPGAEEQLDIQIQKQVPAQGTVQNLLTYSILVTNRGTRPAYDVRVDETISPAVSLVDLSPPADVNQNHLHWKIARLDPDEERELQVKVFLDQAGSVKTNSEIKLVSNVASSTEISNPQVELKVQMPEVVSEGDVFPLVLIIHNQGRLSQEQIRLDLDLPEGLEHEAGRQLTLTIDQLAGGESRTLRARVKAVKAGNVKSQAQLISQGHSLDVDVWDQTILAKQIAPKPTTAPQPKKTTPATQPAPVQPGPVQSCPCQPQPIYLPVLYLYP, encoded by the coding sequence ATGCCCGAGTCAGATGACCTCAACTCGAGTTTGAATCGTCGTGAACCACTGTCTTCCGAATCGGAGACAGAGGAAATCCTTCACAGCGAAATGGAAAAAACCGAGGTCGAATCGTCCTTAGAATCTGACTGGGACAACAACGACCTGTCTGATGAGATCGAAAATTTTGATCTCTCTTTCAAGTTTGAAGACTACGCCCCGGTCTGGATGCAGAAACTCAGATCATTGTATGGGACCGATCCGGAATGGTCACTGGCTTCGACGGTCGGTGCGGTTGCCATCATTCTGACGGTGCTGCTGTTACTGGCGATGCCGGAAGATCATGTTAAAAACGTGGCGGATGCCATAGTTCCCCCGGAACCGGAAGTGATTTCCAGTATCCCAGAGTTTATTCCTATCGACACGCGCGTTGCCGTTGAATTGGAAGTGACACTTCCTGTTGTCGAAATGGAAACAGAGCCACTGTATGTTTCGTTTGGGGATCTAACCGATTCGTTCTCCGGAATCGCAGTACGAGAAGAAACACCGATGCGACCCGAGATGCCTTTGTCTTTACCGGAATTCAATTTTCCCCCGGAACCGACGGCTGAACCTTCGCTGGTGATGGACGTTCAAAAAATTCGCATTATTGAGCGAGAGCTGCTGGACCCGACAATTGACGATGCCTTTTTTGTAGAAGCGAAACCATCATCAAGGGAAGTTCCTGGGCGGTTTGAGCCATCAGAAAGGCTGCTGTTTGATCAAAGCTGGCGTTTGATTGATCTGGCCCGTGCGGAGACACAGACGCAACAAGTCATTCGCCCGACACTATATCACGAACGATTTCCCGGCGGAGAACATCTGCAGGTAGGCCAGGAACAGCCACTCGACCGAAACAACCTGGATCGGCTCACACGGGTAACGGCTCCCGGAGCGGAAGAACAGCTTGATATTCAGATTCAGAAGCAGGTACCAGCGCAAGGCACCGTGCAGAACCTGCTGACGTATTCCATTCTGGTCACCAACCGGGGGACAAGACCCGCCTATGATGTGCGTGTGGACGAGACCATTTCCCCTGCCGTCAGCCTGGTGGATCTCTCACCGCCGGCGGACGTCAATCAAAATCATCTGCACTGGAAGATTGCGAGACTGGATCCTGATGAAGAGCGCGAACTGCAGGTGAAGGTCTTTCTGGATCAGGCGGGGAGCGTGAAAACCAATTCGGAAATCAAACTGGTTTCGAATGTGGCAAGTTCGACGGAAATCTCGAATCCACAAGTTGAGCTCAAGGTTCAAATGCCTGAAGTCGTCAGCGAGGGAGATGTCTTCCCGCTCGTTTTGATCATTCATAACCAGGGTCGTCTGAGCCAGGAACAGATCCGTTTGGATCTGGATCTGCCGGAAGGTCTGGAACACGAGGCAGGACGTCAACTGACGCTGACGATTGACCAACTGGCAGGCGGTGAATCGCGAACGCTACGGGCACGAGTGAAAGCGGTCAAAGCCGGGAATGTGAAATCGCAGGCGCAACTGATTTCGCAAGGCCACTCGCTGGATGTGGATGTATGGGACCAGACGATTCTGGCGAAACAAATTGCCCCCAAGCCGACAACAGCACCTCAGCCAAAGAAAACGACTCCGGCCACTCAACCGGCTCCGGTACAACCCGGCCCTGTGCAGTCCTGCCCCTGCCAGCCACAGCCGATCTATCTGCCTGTGCTCTATCTGTATCCCTGA